The DNA segment CCTATAGTATAAAATTATTCATAATCCTAAAATTAACTCttgattaatcaaataaaatacaatttaaaagtagtttaaatatcaaaaacatattaggaataaaaaaaataaaaattgaaaataattttcgatataaaatttttaaaacaacaaaagcCCCAGATGTCATATAGATATTTAtcataaaagaatattttgtaaaaatcaCAAGAAAAACTATGGTGAAATCATGTTTTGGTGAAGAACAAGTGATCAGTTacgatttttattttattttattttgagaaaataaaaaaatttcaaaatatttttataatatattacaactgaatttttaaaaatatgattaatttttaTCCGTAGAATGCAGCTGTGTAGAGAACATATAACTAATCCATAAGCAGATTCCACCATATGTAGACTTTTGATCATATATAAGacattataattatatatgtgatGAGAACATTATCAACTTTGATATATTGAATTAGAAACTTCATAATGTTTTTGTGAAAATTCTTTCATGAGCCAATTTCCATTTGTAAGTTTTACGTTTTGATGATTAATCTTTTGAGAACGCGTAGCAGCTTGAGTAGAAAATTGTATGCTAGTGTATCCCTCACATAGCACCAGACTATGCGGTAAACACCTATAGCAtaagtttttgttattttcatataaacaattaataagcAGTATAGGTTTGTGATTGGCAGCAACTACAGTTCTAATGTGAATTGAGCAGTGTTTCTACCTTCAAGAACCTAAAAGGACGGATCGTCTGAAGTCTATAAGATTATGATCACACATATAAAACCTACCCGCAATTTGTGttcttacaaaataataaaattaatttcaaggaaatacatacatatatatatatatatatatatgtgcatcACTGTAACGAATATTGCATgtcaaaagataaaagaaagaGACGTATGAATGTGTGATGTAGTGTTAATCTCTTTTACATACAAAGAGAAGAACATGTGTCATTAGGTAGCGAGTATGGGGTTCCTTTCTTCATCGATATCTATGGCAAGGACACGGTCAGGGTCAGAGCCGCTTGGTCCTTCAGCGTAAAGGGTCGGAAGATAGGCCTTATATGCCGGCAAATACCGTGACACAAAGTCATTCACCTAGATAGATATTTTCAACATTCATTGTTTCTATGTATATAATAACCACAAAGATTAGTAACTGTCTAAAGAATGTCAAAATACCTCATCATCTGACATCCCGGCTTTACCAGCCTGCCTCATGGCGATTTCCGCCTGTCCAAAAAACCAAAGCAAAAAGTTACTAATCAGAAACACAGCGAAAActaatgagttttttttgtttgttaattagATTATACAATACCTGAAGACGCCACCGGTATACATAACTTGGGTCCTTGATTTTGATGATGACCCAAGCATTGATGTATTTGTCCCATGCGTCATAATACGCTTCAAGGTTCTTATTCACTGTCTCCAGCTACAGAAAGagaagaaagttttttttttgataggatatatatacattttgtaTTACTAAAATTCTAATCAATGTCATTAAAGGGAGTTGAGATAACCTGTGGATCAACTGATTTAACGACTTCAGAAGGAAGAGGTTTGAAACCAAGCATCCATCCCTCAAAGAGAATAACCTGGAGAAATATACCAAACATAATTTAGTGTTGGTCATGTTTCATTTTCAACTTTGAACCGAAACATTTTGAGATACAAATACCTTTAGAGGTCCTTCAACTTCAGGCCATGTTTCTGCAGCGGCTCTGTCACCCCTCCCGCTATAAGCAGACTGCAGCCAAACAGGAATACATCAACAAGTTAAGACCTGGTTTCTCTGTTTTCATTAAGTGTGTTAATGTGACAAAGTGACAAGGCAGAGAAGGTAAAATCAAGGGTTGACTCATAACCTTATCGTACCGAGGAACTTTCATCTTCATGCCTGTCAATGGCCAAAAGAAAAAACTCACAAGGTAAAATAAAGATTAATAACAGACAAAAATAAGCACATGTATTGATGGAAACTAACCGTCCTTGGTCAGTTGAGTCAGGGCTTCTATTGTTTCGACAGAGAATGGAAGATCATGGCTTCCTGCATTCCCACGATACTGAAAACATATATAGATGAAACAAATGACGATATTTTCAAACTAAAGAAGAAAgcaagtgttgagatgagctttAGGACCTCTAGAAGTGCATTTCCTGGATTATCTTCTCTCAACTTAGCCTgagacaataaaataaataaataaataaatggaaGGTACTAAAAGGAGAAGAGAAGGTCCAGACAGACAAGAGAGAGTACAAGTAAAGTCTTACCTGGCCTTGTGCAGTCAAGTAAAAATCGTCTATAGATATTGTCGCCGACTTCCTGAGATATATTGCTTTGAGTTAGTACTAAGAATCATCACTAGGAATTTAGATTAAGTAAACTGCTATAGTAATGGTACTTTTTTGTAGTTTTGAAAAGATAATCAAGTGCAAACACAAGTGTAGTCTTGCCACATCCTTGAGGTGCGCTAAATCCAATCTGCATCACATCTCTTGATCATCTCCATCAATAATTTAAGTCAATAACCAAAGAAAGACAATTTATTAGTAGCGTACCACTAGAGGAGGCACATCATCTCCGTCTTTAAACTTGGAATTATGCAAGGCAATCTGATCTTCGCACCAAACAAAGACGGGTATATAGTAATGGTAAAGCCTAGCTTTCTGCGGAATGGTGAGCTTAAGCTCATTGAGCTGGAAGAGTCTGCATAGCTGAGAGCCATACAGTAACCATTTGTCGATGGACTGACCAACATTTTCAGGAGTAATACCGATCTTGTCTACGAGGGGACCCGagcatataaattcaaaaagGTCTGAAACTGAAGAGACATCCACTGTTTTTGTTGGCAAAGCCGAGCATTTCTTCGTAGCCGAAGCATTAACCATTGAATTGTCCTGAATCCAAGAGCAACCACACCCTACAACACGTACaaactcaaaaaaatattaagaatatatatataatctctaCCATATCAAACCTCAAAATTAGGGAGGAGGAGGCGTTTTtttaccagacattgagaaacgGCCTTGCTTGTTGGAGGAGGATGAAGAATCCGAAATGACAACATGGTCGTCGTTAAATATGGATGAAGAAAAACGTCTTTTGCAAATAGGATGGAAAGCGTGACATGGAAACGGATAACCTTTGACATGATGCAACCTATTATTATAATGGTGAAAAGTCGCTTGCCATGGCGACCatatcaaacttgatgaagttgCCCCcgccattctctctctctacctcGAAGCAGAGCGACACATCAGCAAgcaaggaaggagaagaagtaaattgatcatattttgttattattttccATCAAAAAATGTGTGAGTCATATTCTTCCGTCGGATAACGTGTGATTAATGCACTTGTCTTGTCTGTCTCTCTCTGTCAAATACTATTTTTATACTTGGTATTTTATACTAATGTCAATACTGTCTTCTAAtaaaaaggaatttttttttttctaatgtctTCGGTGGAttaattaatcaattaatttatactAAAGCATGAAGAATATTATCCCGGAGCAGAAATTGCCTGATGATGAGCCAAAAAGAAATGTACATCCGATCcgacttttacaatttttaaaattaaactct comes from the Brassica napus cultivar Da-Ae chromosome A7, Da-Ae, whole genome shotgun sequence genome and includes:
- the LOC106445942 gene encoding D-glycerate 3-kinase, chloroplastic; translation: MAGATSSSLIWSPWQATFHHYNNRLHHVKGYPFPCHAFHPICKRRFSSSIFNDDHVVISDSSSSSNKQGRFSMSGCGCSWIQDNSMVNASATKKCSALPTKTVDVSSVSDLFEFICSGPLVDKIGITPENVGQSIDKWLLYGSQLCRLFQLNELKLTIPQKARLYHYYIPVFVWCEDQIALHNSKFKDGDDVPPLVIGFSAPQGCGKTTLVFALDYLFKTTKKKSATISIDDFYLTAQGQAKLREDNPGNALLEYRGNAGSHDLPFSVETIEALTQLTKDGMKMKVPRYDKSAYSGRGDRAAAETWPEVEGPLKVILFEGWMLGFKPLPSEVVKSVDPQLETVNKNLEAYYDAWDKYINAWVIIKIKDPSYVYRWRLQAEIAMRQAGKAGMSDDEVNDFVSRYLPAYKAYLPTLYAEGPSGSDPDRVLAIDIDEERNPILAT